The following are encoded in a window of Mycobacterium vicinigordonae genomic DNA:
- a CDS encoding DUF937 domain-containing protein: protein MPGLDDLYAQIPTSDIASKLGADQGEVDKAVHTLVPVLLSGLQHNSADPENASKIESAASGHAARGLLDAGGGVDQVDEADGHQAVATLFGGKDTDQVAAALASGGAGNSDLIKQLLPVILPIVLAYIGKQLGSGGAAETTAAQQRTSGGGLGDILGNILGGGNDKSLGGILGSVLGSKGGGLGDILGGLLGGKK from the coding sequence ATGCCCGGGCTCGATGACTTGTACGCGCAGATTCCGACCTCGGACATCGCGTCCAAGCTTGGTGCAGACCAAGGCGAGGTGGACAAGGCGGTTCACACGCTGGTGCCGGTGCTGTTGAGCGGATTGCAGCACAACTCAGCGGATCCCGAGAACGCCAGCAAGATCGAGTCCGCTGCTAGCGGCCACGCCGCCCGGGGATTGCTCGATGCCGGCGGCGGGGTGGACCAGGTGGACGAAGCAGACGGACATCAGGCCGTCGCAACGCTGTTCGGTGGTAAGGACACCGATCAGGTCGCGGCTGCACTGGCCAGCGGCGGAGCGGGCAATAGCGATCTGATCAAGCAACTGTTGCCCGTCATACTCCCAATTGTGTTGGCGTACATAGGAAAACAGCTCGGCTCCGGCGGCGCGGCGGAGACCACTGCCGCGCAGCAGCGCACGTCCGGCGGCGGGCTGGGCGACATTTTGGGCAATATCCTCGGCGGCGGTAACGACAAGTCGCTCGGCGGCATCCTCGGCAGTGTGCTGGGATCCAAGGGTGGCGGTCTGGGCGACATCCTGGGCGGCCTGCTCGGCGGCAAGAAATAG
- a CDS encoding saccharopine dehydrogenase family protein gives MTQTTREFDIVLYGATSFVGKLTAEYLARAGGDARIALAGRSSDKLKAVRESLGESARSWPLVSADATSPSTLDEMAARTQVVITTVGPYARYGLPLVAACAAAGTDYADLTGEPNFIRDCIDLYHKQAADNGARIVHACGFDSVPSDLSVYALFRAARAEGAGELTDTNFVVRALRGGASGGTIATAVEMMRTASSDPDVRRQLADPYTLSTDRAAEPELGAQPDLTLRRGSQIAPELAGLWMGAFGMAPSNTRIVRRSNALMDWAYGRRFRYTETMSMGSSPLAPVASVAMTGFSAALLGVGSRIMNRVPQSLLERVLPKAGSGPSEKTRESGFYRVETYTTTTTGARYVTRIEQRGDPGYKATSVILGECGLALAKDREALSELRGVLTPAAAMGDALLARLPSAGISLQTERLN, from the coding sequence GTGACTCAAACAACGCGCGAATTCGACATCGTCCTCTACGGCGCAACGAGCTTCGTGGGGAAGTTGACCGCTGAATATCTCGCCCGCGCCGGCGGCGACGCACGAATCGCGTTGGCCGGCAGGTCGAGCGACAAGCTCAAGGCGGTTCGCGAGAGTCTGGGGGAGTCCGCCCGGTCCTGGCCGCTGGTGTCCGCGGACGCCACATCGCCGTCCACACTGGACGAGATGGCCGCCCGCACCCAGGTCGTCATCACCACCGTCGGGCCCTACGCCCGCTATGGCCTGCCGCTGGTGGCAGCCTGTGCGGCCGCTGGCACCGATTACGCGGACTTAACCGGCGAGCCGAACTTCATCCGCGACTGCATCGACCTTTATCACAAGCAGGCCGCCGACAACGGTGCACGCATCGTGCACGCCTGCGGCTTCGATTCGGTGCCGTCTGATTTGTCCGTATACGCACTCTTTCGCGCCGCGCGCGCCGAGGGTGCGGGGGAGCTGACGGACACCAACTTCGTGGTTCGGGCATTACGGGGCGGTGCTTCCGGGGGAACCATTGCCACGGCGGTCGAGATGATGCGCACCGCATCGAGTGATCCCGATGTACGGCGTCAGTTGGCCGATCCCTACACCCTCAGTACCGACCGCGCGGCCGAGCCGGAGCTCGGCGCGCAACCCGACCTCACCTTGCGTCGAGGTAGTCAAATTGCACCTGAACTGGCAGGTCTATGGATGGGCGCTTTTGGGATGGCACCCTCCAACACTCGAATCGTGCGACGTAGCAACGCGCTGATGGATTGGGCTTATGGCCGCAGATTCCGCTACACCGAAACCATGAGCATGGGCTCGTCACCGCTTGCTCCGGTCGCCTCCGTTGCTATGACGGGATTTTCCGCCGCTCTCCTGGGCGTGGGCAGCCGCATTATGAATCGGGTGCCGCAAAGCCTGCTGGAGCGTGTCCTGCCCAAGGCCGGCAGCGGGCCCAGTGAAAAGACACGCGAGAGCGGGTTCTACAGGGTCGAGACGTACACGACCACGACGACCGGAGCGCGCTACGTGACGCGCATCGAACAACGCGGCGACCCCGGTTACAAGGCCACTTCGGTGATATTGGGCGAGTGTGGTCTGGCCCTGGCCAAAGACCGGGAAGCGCTCTCCGAGTTGCGTGGTGTGCTGACCCCGGCCGCCGCGATGGGTGACGCGTTACTGGCGCGGCTCCCAAGCGCGGGTATATCGCTGCAGACCGAACGGTTAAATTGA